The proteins below come from a single Desulfitobacterium metallireducens DSM 15288 genomic window:
- the mnmG gene encoding tRNA uridine-5-carboxymethylaminomethyl(34) synthesis enzyme MnmG, with translation MEYQAGSYDVIVVGAGHAGCEAALAAARLGCETLLVTLNLDSIAHMPCNPSLGGPAKGHLVREIDALGGQMGIVGDETSLQVRMLNTGKGPAVHALRVQSDKQAYAHRMRDVLLAQPRLTIIQALVENIKVEEGQLTGVVTRTGAYFKANNVVLTSGTYLRGRIIIGPTKYEGGPNGQQTAVNLSQGLKDQGIELGRFKTGTPPRIHRRSVDFSQFKIQPGDDIPWRYSFMPTKSIFWGRDPQKQVPCWLGYTTLQTHEIIRDNLYRAPLYSGEIEGIGPRYCPSIEDKVVRFADRSAHQIFLEPEGWNSDELYVAGLSTSMPEDVQYEILRSIPGLEKVKLLRPGYAIEYDYVKPHQLSLSLEVRKLPGLFTAGQLNGTSGYEEAAAQGLLAGINAALRAKEKDPFIIRRSEGYLGVLVDDLVNKGVKEPYRLLTSRAEYRLVLRQDNADLRLTDRGRQIGLVDDERWQRFDQKREELEKVKTLWHETVFSPLNQEFQELLSSVHSTPAKGGLSAEELIRRPEVSVQELKKLISSLIDYEEEVLQEAEIETKYAGYIDKQRVEIEKFAKMEERLLPLNIQYDEVLGLSTEGRQRLKEVYPVNLGQASRITGVTPADISVLMVYLEQRRRGVKNDAS, from the coding sequence GTGGAATATCAGGCAGGTAGCTATGATGTAATTGTTGTGGGTGCAGGTCATGCTGGGTGTGAAGCTGCATTAGCCGCTGCGCGTCTAGGGTGTGAAACTTTACTTGTTACTTTAAATTTAGATTCAATTGCCCATATGCCCTGTAACCCATCTTTAGGGGGTCCGGCAAAGGGGCATTTAGTCCGTGAAATTGACGCCTTGGGTGGGCAAATGGGTATTGTTGGTGATGAGACGTCCTTACAAGTACGGATGCTTAACACGGGAAAAGGGCCAGCGGTTCATGCCTTAAGAGTTCAATCAGATAAGCAAGCCTATGCTCATCGTATGAGAGATGTTCTTTTGGCACAGCCTCGGTTAACTATTATCCAAGCCCTTGTTGAAAACATTAAGGTTGAGGAGGGTCAACTTACAGGAGTAGTCACTCGAACGGGAGCCTATTTTAAGGCAAATAATGTGGTACTTACAAGTGGCACGTATCTTCGAGGCCGAATTATTATTGGGCCAACAAAATATGAAGGGGGTCCCAATGGTCAACAAACTGCTGTGAATTTGTCACAAGGGTTGAAAGATCAAGGAATAGAACTTGGCCGTTTTAAAACGGGTACTCCTCCAAGAATTCATCGTCGCTCAGTCGATTTTAGTCAATTTAAAATTCAACCTGGCGATGATATTCCCTGGAGATATTCTTTTATGCCCACTAAAAGTATTTTCTGGGGTAGAGATCCTCAAAAACAGGTGCCCTGTTGGTTAGGGTATACTACACTACAAACTCACGAGATTATTAGGGATAATTTATATCGTGCTCCGCTTTATTCGGGTGAAATCGAGGGCATTGGACCTCGTTATTGCCCTTCGATTGAAGATAAAGTCGTTCGTTTTGCGGATCGATCTGCTCATCAGATTTTTCTAGAGCCAGAAGGTTGGAATAGTGACGAACTCTATGTCGCAGGTCTTTCAACAAGTATGCCCGAGGATGTCCAATATGAAATTTTACGAAGTATTCCTGGGTTAGAGAAGGTAAAGCTTTTAAGGCCGGGGTACGCTATTGAGTATGATTATGTTAAACCTCATCAGCTTTCCTTAAGTTTGGAAGTTAGAAAACTTCCTGGGCTCTTTACGGCTGGACAGCTGAATGGAACTTCTGGTTATGAAGAAGCAGCAGCTCAAGGTTTGTTAGCCGGGATCAATGCGGCCTTAAGGGCAAAAGAAAAAGATCCTTTTATTATTCGGCGTTCTGAAGGATATTTAGGTGTACTTGTAGATGACTTAGTCAATAAAGGGGTCAAAGAACCCTATCGTTTGCTGACTTCGCGAGCGGAGTATCGTCTCGTTCTTAGACAAGATAATGCAGATTTGCGTTTGACTGATAGAGGTCGGCAAATTGGCTTGGTGGATGATGAGCGTTGGCAGCGATTTGATCAAAAACGTGAAGAACTTGAAAAAGTGAAAACATTATGGCATGAAACTGTTTTCTCACCTCTTAATCAAGAATTCCAAGAGCTTTTAAGTTCAGTTCATTCAACTCCTGCCAAAGGTGGACTTAGTGCTGAAGAACTAATTCGTCGTCCAGAAGTATCGGTTCAAGAGTTAAAAAAATTAATCTCTAGTCTTATAGATTATGAAGAGGAAGTGCTTCAAGAGGCAGAGATCGAAACAAAGTATGCAGGCTATATTGATAAGCAGAGGGTTGAAATTGAGAAGTTTGCAAAGATGGAAGAACGCCTCCTCCCTTTAAATATTCAATATGACGAGGTTTTGGGATTATCGACAGAGGGAAGACAGCGTTTGAAGGAAGTCTATCCTGTTAATCTCGGTCAGGCTTCGCGAATTACGGGAGTAACACCAGCTGATATCTCAGTTTTGATGGTTTACCTAGAGCAAAGACGCCGGGGAGTGAAGAACGATGCTTCCTGA
- the mnmE gene encoding tRNA uridine-5-carboxymethylaminomethyl(34) synthesis GTPase MnmE, with protein sequence MDDTIVALATSFGEASIHVIRLSGPKAIEIINFCFLPKNKVRWERQENYTLYLGNFRDGDRVIDEVLISRMHAPHSFTGEDIIEISCHGGLFVAQKVIETCLKKGARLAEAGEFTKRAFLNGKLDLVQAEAIIDLISAKNERSVDLALSQLEGGLSAKFLTLRETVLGTLAFIEAGIDFPEDDVEELDREALSIRLERGIKQAEDLLQGSKTGKILREGLLTVIVGQPNVGKSSLLNALIQEERAIVTDIPGTTRDEIRESVNIGGILLQLVDTAGIRKSLDPIEKIGIERTWKAVEKAELILLIIQAGKELSSEEQKIIELYSERVIVLMNKVELLNNYPQICRFKNEVWLPFSVQKEIGFDALEEEVRKRVYQGISEESKEPLLSNIRQISALRQGLEGLKNARTSLEAGIPWDILSIDVRQALEDLSEITGQNVQESLLEDIFTRFCIGK encoded by the coding sequence GTGGATGATACAATTGTCGCCTTGGCGACTTCCTTTGGTGAAGCGAGCATTCATGTTATAAGACTAAGCGGACCTAAGGCTATTGAAATTATTAATTTTTGTTTTTTACCTAAAAATAAGGTGCGTTGGGAACGGCAGGAAAATTATACGTTATATTTGGGAAATTTTCGTGATGGGGATAGAGTAATTGATGAAGTCCTGATTAGCAGAATGCATGCACCACATTCTTTTACAGGGGAAGATATAATTGAAATAAGTTGTCATGGTGGCTTATTTGTAGCTCAAAAAGTTATCGAAACGTGTTTGAAAAAAGGTGCTCGTCTAGCGGAAGCAGGAGAGTTTACAAAGAGAGCTTTTCTCAATGGTAAATTAGATCTTGTTCAAGCTGAGGCAATTATTGATTTGATTTCAGCTAAAAACGAAAGGTCGGTTGATTTGGCACTTTCCCAGTTGGAAGGTGGGCTATCAGCTAAATTTTTAACTTTAAGGGAAACTGTTTTAGGAACCTTAGCGTTTATTGAAGCGGGAATTGATTTTCCAGAAGATGATGTTGAAGAACTCGATCGAGAAGCTTTAAGTATCCGTTTAGAACGTGGCATTAAACAAGCTGAGGATTTACTTCAAGGGAGTAAGACTGGTAAAATTTTACGTGAAGGTTTATTGACAGTGATTGTCGGTCAGCCTAATGTGGGTAAGTCAAGTCTTTTAAATGCATTAATACAAGAAGAGCGTGCTATTGTCACCGATATACCAGGGACTACTCGTGATGAGATACGTGAGTCGGTTAATATTGGCGGGATTCTCTTACAACTTGTGGATACTGCAGGAATAAGGAAAAGCCTTGATCCTATCGAAAAAATAGGTATTGAGCGGACATGGAAGGCTGTTGAAAAAGCTGAGCTTATTCTTTTGATTATCCAGGCAGGAAAAGAGTTATCTTCGGAAGAACAAAAAATCATTGAACTGTATTCTGAACGAGTTATCGTTTTAATGAATAAAGTTGAGCTATTGAATAATTATCCTCAAATATGTCGTTTTAAAAATGAGGTGTGGCTTCCTTTCTCCGTTCAGAAGGAGATTGGATTCGATGCGTTAGAGGAAGAAGTTAGGAAACGTGTTTATCAGGGGATTAGTGAAGAATCAAAGGAACCCTTGTTGTCCAATATTCGTCAGATATCAGCGCTAAGACAAGGTTTAGAAGGGTTGAAAAATGCGCGTACGAGTTTGGAAGCGGGAATACCTTGGGATATCCTTTCAATTGATGTGCGTCAAGCTTTAGAAGATTTATCCGAGATTACGGGGCAAAATGTTCAAGAGTCACTTTTAGAGGATATTTTTACAAGATTTTGCATAGGAAAGTAG
- the jag gene encoding RNA-binding cell elongation regulator Jag/EloR — protein sequence MRIAEKTGKTVEDAIEACLTELGVKRDQTSIEVLEEPTKKGLFGLLGTRLAKVRVSYEDNPGVLACQFLEKVCLSMGVQAEFIADEREKQWFVNITGSELGILIGRRGDTLEALQFLTNLAISKKMSEKIRIIVDVEGYRQRREETLVRLAKRLSERVKRTGNRVVLEPMNPHERRIIHTALQDDTRISTFSEGEDPNRRVVISLKRSKEIS from the coding sequence ATGAGGATAGCTGAGAAAACAGGAAAAACTGTGGAAGACGCTATTGAAGCTTGTCTTACGGAATTAGGGGTTAAACGCGATCAAACATCTATTGAAGTCTTAGAAGAACCTACAAAGAAAGGGCTTTTTGGATTATTAGGAACCCGTTTAGCAAAGGTTAGAGTATCTTACGAAGATAATCCGGGTGTTCTTGCTTGTCAGTTTCTAGAGAAAGTATGTTTATCTATGGGGGTTCAGGCTGAATTCATTGCAGATGAAAGAGAGAAGCAGTGGTTTGTCAATATTACAGGTTCTGAGTTAGGAATCCTAATTGGGCGACGTGGTGATACGTTAGAAGCTTTACAATTTCTTACGAATTTAGCGATATCTAAAAAAATGTCTGAAAAGATTAGAATTATCGTTGATGTCGAGGGATATAGGCAGAGACGTGAAGAAACATTGGTTCGTTTAGCCAAACGTTTATCTGAGAGAGTAAAAAGGACAGGAAATCGGGTTGTTTTAGAACCGATGAATCCTCATGAACGTAGGATAATCCATACAGCGCTTCAAGATGATACGCGAATTTCCACGTTTAGCGAAGGAGAAGATCCCAACCGACGGGTTGTAATTTCTCTCAAAAGATCAAAAGAAATTTCTTGA